The DNA window ATCCACTGGTTCAGCTTGCGTGGTCGACGTCCCGGCAGCCCGCCATGGGGATGCCGGCCAACCGGGAGACAATGTGGGTGTCCTGTTCGACCATGCTCAATTTCTGAGAGAGGCCGGAGGCGAAGTCAAGCGGGTGCCTGGGGCGCAGACGACAAAACGAAGGCGACTCTTGATTGCCTTCTCCCGTCACCATATAATAACTACTATGGTCATATGAGGTTTCAAGATGCGCGAAATTCAGTTGAAAGACGCGAAAGCGAGCTTGTCGGCCGTCGTCGACCAGGCCGTCGCGGGGGAGCCGGCGATCATCACCCGGCATGGCCGCAAAGAGGCTGTTCTCCTGTCATTTGCCGATTATGAGCGGCTGTCGAATGTGCCCTCGTTCGGCCTGCTTCTGGCGTCCTCAGGCCTTGTCTCCGGGGATCTGGAGCGCGACGACACGCCCATGCGGGATTTCGGCGCCTGATGTATCTCGTCGACACCAATGTACTGTCGGATCTCTCCGTTCCGATTCCGCGCCCAGCCCTCGTCGAGTGGCTC is part of the Pleomorphomonas sp. PLEO genome and encodes:
- a CDS encoding type II toxin-antitoxin system Phd/YefM family antitoxin, whose protein sequence is MREIQLKDAKASLSAVVDQAVAGEPAIITRHGRKEAVLLSFADYERLSNVPSFGLLLASSGLVSGDLERDDTPMRDFGA